A part of Myxococcus landrumus genomic DNA contains:
- the grxD gene encoding Grx4 family monothiol glutaredoxin, giving the protein MTPELKARFDQITQSHPIVLFMKGNALFPQCGFSARALSLLQPHGEVFTVDVLADPEVRQGIKDYTNWPTIPQIFIRGQFIGGSDILTELAERGELADLVAGKPPA; this is encoded by the coding sequence ATGACCCCAGAGCTCAAGGCCCGGTTCGACCAGATTACGCAGTCGCACCCCATCGTCCTCTTCATGAAGGGCAATGCCCTGTTCCCCCAGTGCGGCTTCTCCGCGCGGGCGCTGTCGCTGCTCCAGCCCCACGGTGAGGTCTTCACGGTGGACGTGCTGGCCGACCCCGAGGTGCGCCAGGGCATCAAGGACTACACGAACTGGCCCACCATTCCGCAGATCTTCATCCGCGGGCAGTTCATCGGCGGCTCGGACATCCTGACCGAGCTGGCCGAGCGGGGTGAGCTGGCTGACCTGGTCGCCGGCAAGCCGCCGGCCTGA